One segment of Syngnathus scovelli strain Florida chromosome 6, RoL_Ssco_1.2, whole genome shotgun sequence DNA contains the following:
- the ric8b gene encoding synembryn-B isoform X1 yields MDLNNVLSQLESANDVDIEELLREFNRENSHTFTFDQKEETLRSKLCQSVLIVLGMQVPLSCQKTCLETLRILSRDKCVLAPVATRDGMLTLARMAQLSGGETTGDGQEPPQPSAPVAEEERVVVVEALKCLCNVVYNSAAAQQVSVDVKLAHGLCASLRTAAAWHHEVGLFTLRLLFLLSALRSDLRVELRRERQVVKLLAEVLEHTLDVRWDGTYEAARPDPQSLPLPAEDNDRAMEALKALFNLTVCNADGKEGDHQYRIIAAILRHVLMLRTETEEKTEEAHSHAVNLLNNLPVSCLDVLIDLPVRGGLEEYGGKNMDAIQVLLDFMEKRIDKGSNYKEGLTPVLSLLTEGSRHHREIRRYIKAQVLPPLTDVKIRPEVGTTTRNKLVRLMTHVEMAVKQAAAEFLFVLCKESGKGKHARVYFQVLPRQGSFGKINLSELRIMADFPSLFFFCSPNSVLMSETCVGRVMFSGQPVEVHGLRQRGGTPDGTRPAGRREGRDRVLARRRLRHRRVQNCQTFHQPHHRSCGRTHAQPHGGDDRGTEGVRSPEACQHAGQVVKAERDPSHGSQTGRDVSATGGNPACSTWRRCWI; encoded by the exons ATGGACTTAAATAATGTGTTGTCGCAGCTCGAAAGTGCTAACGACGTGGACATTGAGGAGCTTCTCCGGGAGTTTAATCGAGAG aacagCCACACCTTCACTTTTGACCAGAAGGAGGAAACACTGCGCAGT aagcTGTGCCAGAGTGTGCTGATAGTACTGGGGATGCAAGTGCCGCTCAGCTGTCAGAAGACATGTCTGGAGACCCTCCGCATCCTCTCCCGTGACAAGTGCGTCCTGGCACCAGTCGCCACCCGTGACGGCATGCTGACTCTGGCCAGGATGGCCCAATTGAGCGGCGGGGAGACGACGGGCGACGGCCAGGAGCCCCCGCAGCCGAGCGCGCCGGTGGCCGAGGAGGagagggtggtggtggtggaggccCTGAAGTGCCTGTGCAACGTGGTGTACAACAGCGCGGCGGCTCAGCAAGTGAGCGTGGACGTGAAGCTGGCCCACGGCCTGTGCGCCAGCCTGCGCACGGCCGCCGCGTGGCACCACGAGGTGGGCCTGTTCACACTTCGCCTCCTCTTCCTGCTGTCGGCACTGCGCTCGGATCTGCGGGTGGAGCTGAGGAGGGAGAGGCAGGTGGTGAAGCTCCTGGCCGAGGTGTTGGAGCACACCCTGGACGTGAGGTGGGACGGCACCTACGAGGCGGCCCGGCCGGACCCGCAGTCCCTGCCCCTGCCTGCTGAGGACAACGACAGAGCGATGGAAGCTCTCAAAGCCCTGTTCAACCTCACTGTGTGCAATGCCGACGGCAAG gaAGGTGACCACCAGTACAGAATCATTGCTGCCATCTTGCGCCATGTGCTGATGTTAAGAACTGAGACAGAGGAGAAAACAGAGGAAGCACACAG CCACGCCGTCAACCTGCTCAACAACCTGCCCGTGTCCTGCCTGGACGTGTTAATCGACCTGCCCGTACGGGGAGGCCTGGAGGAATATGGTGGCAAAAACATGGACGCCATACAGGTCTTACTGGACTTTATGGAGAAACGGATAGACAAG GGCTCCAACTACAAGGAGGGTCTTACTCCTGTGCTCAGCCTGCTGACTGAAGGGTCCAGACACCACAGAGAGATCCGCAGATATATCAAAGCTCAG GTGCTTCCCCCACTCACGGATGTGAAGATCAGGCCGGAGGTCGGAACCACCACCAGGAACAAACTGGTGCGCCTGATGACGCACGTGGAGATGGCAGTCAAGCAGGCGGCCGCAGAGTTTCTCTTTGTTTTGTGTAAAGAGAGCGGTAAGGGCAAGCATGCGAGAGTATATTTCCAGGTGCTGCCTCGTCAAGGCTCATTTGGCAAAATCAATTTATCAGAATTAAGGATCATGGCCGATTTTCcatcgttgttttttttttgttcacccAATTCCGTGTTGATGAGTGAAACTTGTGTTGGGCGTGTGATGTTTAGTGGACAACCTGTTGAAGTACACGGGCTACGGCAACGCGGCGGGACTCCTGATGGCACGAGGCCTgctgggaggagggaggggagagACCGAGTACTCGCCCGACGAAGACTCCGACACCGAAGAGTACAAAACTGCCAAACCTTT CATCAACCCCATCACCGGTCATGTGGAAGAACCCATGCCCAACCCCATGGAGGAGATGACCGAGGAACAGAAGGAGTACGAAGCCCAGAAGCTTGTCAACATGCTGGACAAGTTGTCAAG GCAGAGCGTGATCCGTCCCATGGGAGTCAAACCGGACGGGACGTTAGCGCCACTGGAGGAAACCCTGCGTGCTCCACCTGGAGACGATGCTGGATCTGA
- the ric8b gene encoding synembryn-B isoform X2: MDLNNVLSQLESANDVDIEELLREFNRENSHTFTFDQKEETLRSKLCQSVLIVLGMQVPLSCQKTCLETLRILSRDKCVLAPVATRDGMLTLARMAQLSGGETTGDGQEPPQPSAPVAEEERVVVVEALKCLCNVVYNSAAAQQVSVDVKLAHGLCASLRTAAAWHHEVGLFTLRLLFLLSALRSDLRVELRRERQVVKLLAEVLEHTLDVRWDGTYEAARPDPQSLPLPAEDNDRAMEALKALFNLTVCNADGKEGDHQYRIIAAILRHVLMLRTETEEKTEEAHSHAVNLLNNLPVSCLDVLIDLPVRGGLEEYGGKNMDAIQVLLDFMEKRIDKGSNYKEGLTPVLSLLTEGSRHHREIRRYIKAQVLPPLTDVKIRPEVGTTTRNKLVRLMTHVEMAVKQAAAEFLFVLCKESVDNLLKYTGYGNAAGLLMARGLLGGGRGETEYSPDEDSDTEEYKTAKPFINPITGHVEEPMPNPMEEMTEEQKEYEAQKLVNMLDKLSRQSVIRPMGVKPDGTLAPLEETLRAPPGDDAGSDSD; this comes from the exons ATGGACTTAAATAATGTGTTGTCGCAGCTCGAAAGTGCTAACGACGTGGACATTGAGGAGCTTCTCCGGGAGTTTAATCGAGAG aacagCCACACCTTCACTTTTGACCAGAAGGAGGAAACACTGCGCAGT aagcTGTGCCAGAGTGTGCTGATAGTACTGGGGATGCAAGTGCCGCTCAGCTGTCAGAAGACATGTCTGGAGACCCTCCGCATCCTCTCCCGTGACAAGTGCGTCCTGGCACCAGTCGCCACCCGTGACGGCATGCTGACTCTGGCCAGGATGGCCCAATTGAGCGGCGGGGAGACGACGGGCGACGGCCAGGAGCCCCCGCAGCCGAGCGCGCCGGTGGCCGAGGAGGagagggtggtggtggtggaggccCTGAAGTGCCTGTGCAACGTGGTGTACAACAGCGCGGCGGCTCAGCAAGTGAGCGTGGACGTGAAGCTGGCCCACGGCCTGTGCGCCAGCCTGCGCACGGCCGCCGCGTGGCACCACGAGGTGGGCCTGTTCACACTTCGCCTCCTCTTCCTGCTGTCGGCACTGCGCTCGGATCTGCGGGTGGAGCTGAGGAGGGAGAGGCAGGTGGTGAAGCTCCTGGCCGAGGTGTTGGAGCACACCCTGGACGTGAGGTGGGACGGCACCTACGAGGCGGCCCGGCCGGACCCGCAGTCCCTGCCCCTGCCTGCTGAGGACAACGACAGAGCGATGGAAGCTCTCAAAGCCCTGTTCAACCTCACTGTGTGCAATGCCGACGGCAAG gaAGGTGACCACCAGTACAGAATCATTGCTGCCATCTTGCGCCATGTGCTGATGTTAAGAACTGAGACAGAGGAGAAAACAGAGGAAGCACACAG CCACGCCGTCAACCTGCTCAACAACCTGCCCGTGTCCTGCCTGGACGTGTTAATCGACCTGCCCGTACGGGGAGGCCTGGAGGAATATGGTGGCAAAAACATGGACGCCATACAGGTCTTACTGGACTTTATGGAGAAACGGATAGACAAG GGCTCCAACTACAAGGAGGGTCTTACTCCTGTGCTCAGCCTGCTGACTGAAGGGTCCAGACACCACAGAGAGATCCGCAGATATATCAAAGCTCAG GTGCTTCCCCCACTCACGGATGTGAAGATCAGGCCGGAGGTCGGAACCACCACCAGGAACAAACTGGTGCGCCTGATGACGCACGTGGAGATGGCAGTCAAGCAGGCGGCCGCAGAGTTTCTCTTTGTTTTGTGTAAAGAGAGCG TGGACAACCTGTTGAAGTACACGGGCTACGGCAACGCGGCGGGACTCCTGATGGCACGAGGCCTgctgggaggagggaggggagagACCGAGTACTCGCCCGACGAAGACTCCGACACCGAAGAGTACAAAACTGCCAAACCTTT CATCAACCCCATCACCGGTCATGTGGAAGAACCCATGCCCAACCCCATGGAGGAGATGACCGAGGAACAGAAGGAGTACGAAGCCCAGAAGCTTGTCAACATGCTGGACAAGTTGTCAAG GCAGAGCGTGATCCGTCCCATGGGAGTCAAACCGGACGGGACGTTAGCGCCACTGGAGGAAACCCTGCGTGCTCCACCTGGAGACGATGCTGGATCTGACTCTGATTAG
- the si:dkey-103i16.6 gene encoding NAD-dependent protein deacetylase sirtuin-3 isoform X1 — protein MNSAQTKLPWRETLYHPIPQHPRRLDSRTFYSVETKGARMNTSKPNEDKSSPRPAVVRVRGAESGDSGLGQYGKQRKKQSDSALPQDLRQMSVSGQGGPNSSEEKKLGQPQNVTKSGGGLASVARLIKLGRCKNVVVVTGAGISTASGIPDFRTPGTGLYANLEAYNVPYPEAIFNVDYFSNDPQPFFSLAKVLYPGSHRPNYIHYFIRMLHHKGLLLRLYTQNIDGLEKLCGIPDEKLVEAHGSFATASCHLCYTSYPAEEAKRAIMNGDIPTCTFCAATVKPDVVFFGEDLPQKYFLHTKDFPKADLLVIMGTSLQIEPFASLVNTVRSTVPRLLLNRHAVGPFLRVPMRRGDHTELGDLENTVRRFAEMLGWNDDIVELMKSHEQEQHVPTLVSGRSETGGSDCDESDSETDSKCSASSCPRN, from the exons ATGAATTCAGCACAAACTAAATTACCGTGGAGGGAAACGCTGTACCAC CCTATTCCGCAACATCCCCGTCGGTTGGACTCTCGGACGTTCTACTCGGTGGAGACAAAAG GTGCCAGGATGAACACGTCCAAGCCCAACGAGGATAAAAGTTCCCCGCGGCCTGCTGTCGTGAGAGTAAGAGGTGCTGAGTCTGGGGACTCTGGACTAGGCCAGTATGGGAAACAACGTAAGAAGCAGTCTGACTCAGCCCTGCCCCAAGACCTTCGTCAGATGAGCGTAAGCGGGCAGGGAGGCCCGAATTCCAG TGAAGAAAAGAAATTAGGTCAACCTCAGAATGTGACCAAATCTGGTGGTGGTCTGGCCTCTGTGGCCCGCCTCATAAAGCTGGGTCGCTGTAAGAACGTAGTGGTGGTGACCGGAGCTGGAATCAGCACGGCCAGCGGAATTCCCGACTTCAG AACTCCAGGGACGGGCCTTTACGCCAACTTGGAGGCATACAATGTCCCCTACCCTGAAGCCATTTTCAACGTGGACTACTTCTCCAACGACCCGCAGCCCTTCTTCTCCTTAGCCAAGGTGCTCTATCCCGGCAGCCACAGACCCAATTACATCCACTACTTCATCCGCATGCTGCACCACAAAGGCCTGCTTCTCCGCTTGTACACGCAGAACATCGACGGCCTGGAGAAAC TGTGTGGCATCCCAGATGAGAAACTGGTAGAAGCTCATGGCAGTTTTGCCACCGCTTCCTGTCACCTGTGCTACACATCGTATCCGGCAGAGGAAGCAAAG CGAGCCATCATGAATGGCGACATCCCCACGTGCACGTTCTGCGCCGCCACGGTCAAACCAGACGTGGTGTTCTTCGGCGAGGACCTTCCTCAGAAGTACTTCCTCCACACCAAAGACTTCCCCAAAGCCGACCTGCTCGTCATCATGGGGACCTCGCTACAG ATCGAGCCTTTTGCCAGCTTGGTAAACACGGTGCGCTCCACGGTGCCGCGCCTCCTCCTCAATCGTCACGCCGTGGGCCCGTTCCTGAGGGTCCCAATGCGCAGAGGGGACCACACGGAACTGGGTGACCTCGAGAACACGGTGCGGAGGTTTGCCGAAATGTTGGGCTGGAACGACGACATCGTGGAGCTGATGAAGAGTCACGAACAAGAG CAGCACGTCCCGACATTGGTCAGCGGCAGAAGCGAAACCGGTGGCAGCGATTGCGACGAGTCGGACTCCGAAACGGACAGCAAGTGCTCGGCCTCCTCCTGCCCGAGAAACTGA
- the si:dkey-103i16.6 gene encoding NAD-dependent protein deacetylase sirtuin-3 isoform X2 codes for MNSAQTKLPWRETLYHPIPQHPRRLDSRTFYSVETKGARMNTSKPNEDKSSPRPAVVRVRGAESGDSGLGQYGKQRKKQSDSALPQDLRQMSVSGQGGPNSSEEKKLGQPQNVTKSGGGLASVARLIKLGRCKNVVVVTGAGISTASGIPDFRTPGTGLYANLEAYNVPYPEAIFNVDYFSNDPQPFFSLAKVLYPGSHRPNYIHYFIRMLHHKGLLLRLYTQNIDGLEKLCGIPDEKLVEAHGSFATASCHLCYTSYPAEEAKRAIMNGDIPTCTFCAATVKPDVVFFGEDLPQKYFLHTKDFPKADLLVIMGTSLQIEPFASLVNTVRSTVPRLLLNRHAVGPFLRVPMRRGDHTELGDLENTVRRFAEMLGWNDDIVELMKSHEQEHVPTLVSGRSETGGSDCDESDSETDSKCSASSCPRN; via the exons ATGAATTCAGCACAAACTAAATTACCGTGGAGGGAAACGCTGTACCAC CCTATTCCGCAACATCCCCGTCGGTTGGACTCTCGGACGTTCTACTCGGTGGAGACAAAAG GTGCCAGGATGAACACGTCCAAGCCCAACGAGGATAAAAGTTCCCCGCGGCCTGCTGTCGTGAGAGTAAGAGGTGCTGAGTCTGGGGACTCTGGACTAGGCCAGTATGGGAAACAACGTAAGAAGCAGTCTGACTCAGCCCTGCCCCAAGACCTTCGTCAGATGAGCGTAAGCGGGCAGGGAGGCCCGAATTCCAG TGAAGAAAAGAAATTAGGTCAACCTCAGAATGTGACCAAATCTGGTGGTGGTCTGGCCTCTGTGGCCCGCCTCATAAAGCTGGGTCGCTGTAAGAACGTAGTGGTGGTGACCGGAGCTGGAATCAGCACGGCCAGCGGAATTCCCGACTTCAG AACTCCAGGGACGGGCCTTTACGCCAACTTGGAGGCATACAATGTCCCCTACCCTGAAGCCATTTTCAACGTGGACTACTTCTCCAACGACCCGCAGCCCTTCTTCTCCTTAGCCAAGGTGCTCTATCCCGGCAGCCACAGACCCAATTACATCCACTACTTCATCCGCATGCTGCACCACAAAGGCCTGCTTCTCCGCTTGTACACGCAGAACATCGACGGCCTGGAGAAAC TGTGTGGCATCCCAGATGAGAAACTGGTAGAAGCTCATGGCAGTTTTGCCACCGCTTCCTGTCACCTGTGCTACACATCGTATCCGGCAGAGGAAGCAAAG CGAGCCATCATGAATGGCGACATCCCCACGTGCACGTTCTGCGCCGCCACGGTCAAACCAGACGTGGTGTTCTTCGGCGAGGACCTTCCTCAGAAGTACTTCCTCCACACCAAAGACTTCCCCAAAGCCGACCTGCTCGTCATCATGGGGACCTCGCTACAG ATCGAGCCTTTTGCCAGCTTGGTAAACACGGTGCGCTCCACGGTGCCGCGCCTCCTCCTCAATCGTCACGCCGTGGGCCCGTTCCTGAGGGTCCCAATGCGCAGAGGGGACCACACGGAACTGGGTGACCTCGAGAACACGGTGCGGAGGTTTGCCGAAATGTTGGGCTGGAACGACGACATCGTGGAGCTGATGAAGAGTCACGAACAAGAG CACGTCCCGACATTGGTCAGCGGCAGAAGCGAAACCGGTGGCAGCGATTGCGACGAGTCGGACTCCGAAACGGACAGCAAGTGCTCGGCCTCCTCCTGCCCGAGAAACTGA
- the si:dkey-103i16.6 gene encoding NAD-dependent protein deacetylase sirtuin-3 isoform X3: MNTSKPNEDKSSPRPAVVRVRGAESGDSGLGQYGKQRKKQSDSALPQDLRQMSVSGQGGPNSSEEKKLGQPQNVTKSGGGLASVARLIKLGRCKNVVVVTGAGISTASGIPDFRTPGTGLYANLEAYNVPYPEAIFNVDYFSNDPQPFFSLAKVLYPGSHRPNYIHYFIRMLHHKGLLLRLYTQNIDGLEKLCGIPDEKLVEAHGSFATASCHLCYTSYPAEEAKRAIMNGDIPTCTFCAATVKPDVVFFGEDLPQKYFLHTKDFPKADLLVIMGTSLQIEPFASLVNTVRSTVPRLLLNRHAVGPFLRVPMRRGDHTELGDLENTVRRFAEMLGWNDDIVELMKSHEQEQHVPTLVSGRSETGGSDCDESDSETDSKCSASSCPRN; this comes from the exons ATGAACACGTCCAAGCCCAACGAGGATAAAAGTTCCCCGCGGCCTGCTGTCGTGAGAGTAAGAGGTGCTGAGTCTGGGGACTCTGGACTAGGCCAGTATGGGAAACAACGTAAGAAGCAGTCTGACTCAGCCCTGCCCCAAGACCTTCGTCAGATGAGCGTAAGCGGGCAGGGAGGCCCGAATTCCAG TGAAGAAAAGAAATTAGGTCAACCTCAGAATGTGACCAAATCTGGTGGTGGTCTGGCCTCTGTGGCCCGCCTCATAAAGCTGGGTCGCTGTAAGAACGTAGTGGTGGTGACCGGAGCTGGAATCAGCACGGCCAGCGGAATTCCCGACTTCAG AACTCCAGGGACGGGCCTTTACGCCAACTTGGAGGCATACAATGTCCCCTACCCTGAAGCCATTTTCAACGTGGACTACTTCTCCAACGACCCGCAGCCCTTCTTCTCCTTAGCCAAGGTGCTCTATCCCGGCAGCCACAGACCCAATTACATCCACTACTTCATCCGCATGCTGCACCACAAAGGCCTGCTTCTCCGCTTGTACACGCAGAACATCGACGGCCTGGAGAAAC TGTGTGGCATCCCAGATGAGAAACTGGTAGAAGCTCATGGCAGTTTTGCCACCGCTTCCTGTCACCTGTGCTACACATCGTATCCGGCAGAGGAAGCAAAG CGAGCCATCATGAATGGCGACATCCCCACGTGCACGTTCTGCGCCGCCACGGTCAAACCAGACGTGGTGTTCTTCGGCGAGGACCTTCCTCAGAAGTACTTCCTCCACACCAAAGACTTCCCCAAAGCCGACCTGCTCGTCATCATGGGGACCTCGCTACAG ATCGAGCCTTTTGCCAGCTTGGTAAACACGGTGCGCTCCACGGTGCCGCGCCTCCTCCTCAATCGTCACGCCGTGGGCCCGTTCCTGAGGGTCCCAATGCGCAGAGGGGACCACACGGAACTGGGTGACCTCGAGAACACGGTGCGGAGGTTTGCCGAAATGTTGGGCTGGAACGACGACATCGTGGAGCTGATGAAGAGTCACGAACAAGAG CAGCACGTCCCGACATTGGTCAGCGGCAGAAGCGAAACCGGTGGCAGCGATTGCGACGAGTCGGACTCCGAAACGGACAGCAAGTGCTCGGCCTCCTCCTGCCCGAGAAACTGA
- the tmem263 gene encoding transmembrane protein 263: MSEAEQVLEGAPANLDESGDSDPLKEHPPTQTGILGRVAGGMYGATKGALGATVGTLSWIGGKSLDLTKTAASTVAAAPAAGVGLVRGGVSAVAGGVTAVGSAVVSKVPIGGGKKKDKSD; encoded by the exons ATGAGTGAAGCCGAGCAGGTGCTTGAGGGCGCACCTGCTAACCTCGATGAGTCAGGAGATTCAG ACCCCCTCAAAGAACACCCACCGACTCAGACGGGCATTCTGGGCAGGGTGGCGGGGGGCATGTATGGTGCCACCAAGGGGGCTTTAGGAGCTACCGTGGGCACCTTGTCCTGGATAGGAGGAAAAAGCCTGGATCTCACCAAGACGGCCGCCAGCACCGTGGCCGCCGCACCTGCCGCCGGCGTGGGCTTAGTCAGAGGAGGAGTGTCCGCCGTCGCTGGCGGCGTGACGGCCGTCGGTTCCGCCGTGGTCAGCAAAGTTCCAATCGGAGGAGGCAAAAAGAAGGACAAGTCCGACTGA
- the LOC125970393 gene encoding trithorax group protein osa-like, translating to MADHRGVSFLVALMLLVCFTRIGVKAWYSVGPVYFTDDPVPNKPLDPTHPVLSSPPLGQSAVKNPGWTNAGQNPGGQNPMRNPGGQDPFKPVSPGPNPVQIPGGQISVNPIPPGPNPVIFGGPIPVNPVSPGRNPVEIPESHIPVNPVPPGRNPVEITERQISVNPVPPGRNPVEIPGSQIPVGPVPPGQNPVRIPGSQIRVRPVSPGQQPVQIPGGQNPGTYPGEQIPGNKPYIRESQQGQNPGMYPGGQMPVNKPPNWESQQGQDPGTYPGGQMPVNKPHNWESQQGQNPGMYPGGQMPVNKPPNWESQQGQDPAMYPGGQMPVNKPHNWESQQGQNPVPNPVGPNPPKIPTDQGPVRNDWIYIPGQIPGQNPSWQIPGQTPIRLIPGQNPSGQIPGQNPSGQNPGQNPSGQIPGRNPSGQIPGQNPSFLILGQNPFRQIPGQNPSWQIPGQNPSGQNPGQNPSGQNPGRNPFGQNPGRNPSGQNPGQNPSGQIPGRNPSGQIPGRNPSGQIPGQNPSWQIPGQNPSGQIPGQNPSGQIPGQNPSGQIPGRNPSGQIPGRNPSGQIPGQNPSFLIPGQNPSFLIPGQNPSGQIPGQNPSGQIPGQNPSFLIPGQNPSFLIPGQNPSGQIPGQNPSGQIPGQNPSGGDPVNPYPFPIYYPTKGVFVYDQHQQTKNPLNPEPHKPTPVNICDVYPHTRVPCGSSDISATDCEGLNCCYNEGMCYFGKMVTVQCTKDGQFIVVVARHATLPNIDLETISMLGDGPGCTSTDSNSAFAIYQFPVTTCGTIVAEEPGQIIYENRMTSSYEVAMGPMGSITRDSSYDLLFQCRYTTTSIETTSSIVTTVVEVLQLELPPISVSARGPINVQLRLGKAKCIVKGCNEEDVAYNSYFMETDYPVTRILRDPVYVEVHLMDRTDPNIVLNLGRCWTTTHANPHSVPQWDLIIDGCPNRDDRYRSTLVPVGSNSGVDFPSHYRRFVFQMFTFVDPNSLEPQKEQVYIHCSTSICNAASGFPCEPNCFTRRRRNVKNVGKNMTESRIVVSAGPVQVVGPKE from the exons ATGGCAGACCACAGGGGTGTTAGCTTCTTAGTGGCATTAATGCTGCTGGTATGCTTTACAAGGATCGGGGTAAAGGCATGGTATTCAGTGGGTCCCGTGTATTTTACTGATGACCCCGTTCCAAACAAACCGTTGGATCCTACACATCCGGTGTTATCTAGTCCTCCTCTAGGCCAGAGTGCTGTTAAAAATCCTGGATGGACAAATGCTGGTCAAAATCCTGGAGGGCAGAATCCTATGAGAAATCCGGGAGGCCAGGATCCTTTCAAACCTGTTTCCCCGGGACCGAATCCTGTTCAAATTCCTGGAGGCCAGATTTCTGTCAACCCTATTCCCCCAGGACCGAATCCTGTTATTTTTGGAGGCCCAATTCCTGTCAACCCTGTTTCCCCAGGACGGAATCCTGTTGAAATTCCTGAAAGCCATATTCCTGTCAACCCTGTTCCCCCAGGACGGAATCCTGTTGAAATTACTGAACGCCAGATTTCAGTCAACCCTGTTCCCCCAGGACGGAATCCTGTTGAAATTCCTGGAAGCCAGATTCCTGTTGGGCCTGTTCCTCCGGGACAGAATCCTGTTCGAATTCCTGGAAGCCAGATCCGTGTTAGGCCTGTTTCTCCGGGACAGCAACCTGTTCAAATTCCTGGAGGGCAGAATCCAGGTACATATCCTGGAGAGCAGATACCTGGAAACAAACCTTACATTCGGGAGTCTCAACAAGGGCAGAATCCAGGTATGTATCCTGGAGGGCAGATGCCAGTAAACAAACCTCCCAATTGGGAGTCTCAACAAGGGCAGGATCCAGGTACATATCCTGGAGGGCAGATGCCTGTAAACAAACCTCACAATTGGGAGTCTCAACAAGGGCAGAATCCAGGTATGTATCCTGGAGGGCAGATGCCAGTAAACAAACCTCCCAATTGGGAGTCTCAACAAGGGCAGGATCCAGCTATGTATCCTGGAGGGCAGATGCCTGTAAACAAACCTCACAATTGGGAGTCTCAACAAGGACAGAACCCTGTTCCAAATCCTGTTGGACCCAATCCTCCCAAAATTCCTACAGACCAAGGTCCTGTTAGAAATGATTGGATTTATATACCAGGGCAGATTCCTGGTCAAAATCCTTCATGGCAGATTCCTGGTCAAACTCCTATCAGGCTGATTCCTGGTCAAAATCCTTCAGGGCAGATTCCTGGTCAAAATCCTTCAGGGCAGAATCCTGGTCAAAATCCTTCAGGGCAGATTCCTGGTCGAAACCCTTCAGGGCAGATTCCTGGTCAAAATCCTTCATTTCTGATTCTTGGTCAAAATCCTTTCAGGCAGATTCCTGGTCAAAATCCTTCATGGCAGATTCCTGGTCAAAATCCTTCAGGGCAGAATCCTGGTCAAAATCCTTCAGGGCAGAATCCTGGTCGAAATCCTTTTGGGCAGAATCCTGGTCGAAATCCTTCAGGGCAGAATCCTGGTCAAAATCCTTCAGGGCAGATTCCTGGTCGAAATCCTTCAGGGCAGATTCCTGGTCGAAATCCTTCAGGGCAGATTCCTGGTCAAAATCCTTCATGGCAGATTCCTGGTCAAAATCCTTCAGGGCAGATTCCTGGTCAAAATCCTTCAGGGCAGATTCCTGGTCAAAATCCTTCAGGGCAGATTCCTGGTCGAAATCCTTCAGGGCAGATTCCTGGTCGAAATCCTTCAGGGCAGATTCCTGGTCAAAATCCTTCATTTCTGATTCCTGGTCAAAATCCTTCATTTCTGATTCCTGGTCAAAATCCTTCAGGACAGATTCCTGGTCAAAATCCTTCAGGGCAGATTCCTGGTCAAAATCCTTCATTTCTGATTCCTGGTCAAAATCCTTCATTTCTGATTCCTGGTCAAAATCCTTCAGGGCAGATTCCTGGTCAAAATCCTTCAGGGCAGATTCCTGGTCAAAATCCTTCAGGGGGAGATCCTGTTAATCCTTATCCTTTCCCAATTTATTACCCTACAAAGGGTGTTTTCGTTTATGACCAACACCAACAAACGAAGAACCCCCTGAACCCCGAACCCCACAAGCCCACACCTGTCAATATCTGCGATGTGTATCCTCATACTCGAGTCCCATGCGGAAGTTCAGATATCTCTGCGACGGATTGTGAAGGTCTTAACTGCTGCTATAACGAAGGCATGTGCTACTTTGGGAAGATGG TGACTGTCCAATGCACCAAGGATGGTCAGTTTATTGTGGTCGTGGCCAGACATGCCACTTTACCCAACATCGACCTTGAAACCATCTCAATGTTGGGTGATGGTCCTGGCTGCACCAGTACTGACTCAAATTCTGCCTTTGCCATCTACCAGTTTCCCGTGACCACTTGTGGCACTATTGTGGCT GAGGAGCCTGGTCAGATAATCTATGAGAATAGGATGACCTCATCATATGAAGTGGCAATGGGACCTATGGGTTCCATAACCAGGGACAGTAGCTATGA TTTACTCTTCCAGTGTCGATACACTACTACTTCAATCGAGACTACGTCTTCTATTGTAACTACCGTTGTGGAAGTTCTACAATTAGAGTTGCCTCCTATATCAGTGTCTGCTAGGGGTCCCATCAACGTTCAACTGAGGTTGGGCAAAGCAAAATGCATAGTCAAGGGTTGTAATGAAG AGGACGTGGCCTACAACTCGTACTTTATGGAGACGGACTATCCTGTGACCAGAATCTTGAGGGATCCTGTGTATGTGGAGGTTCATCTCATGGATAGGACTGACCCCAACATTGTCCTTAACCTTGGGCGCTGTTGGACCACCACTCATGCAAATCCTCACAGCGTGCCTCAGTGGGACCTTATCATTGAtgg GTGTCCTAACAGGGACGATCGCTACAGGTCCACCCTGGTTCCAGTTGGTTCCAACTCCGGTGTGGACTTCCCAAGTCATTACAGGCGTTTCGTTTTCCAAATGTTTACCTTTGTGGACCCCAACTCACTAGAGCCGCAAAAGGAACAG GTGTACATTCACTGCAGTACATCGATCTGCAACGCTGCATCTGGCTTCCCTTGTGAGCCAAATTGCTTCACTCGAAGAA ggAGAAACGTGAAAAATGTGGGCAAGAATATGACAGAATCAAGGATTGTGGTCTCCGCTGGACCTGTGCAGGTGGTTGGCCCCAAAGAGTAA